One Elgaria multicarinata webbii isolate HBS135686 ecotype San Diego chromosome 6, rElgMul1.1.pri, whole genome shotgun sequence DNA segment encodes these proteins:
- the GSTK1 gene encoding glutathione S-transferase kappa 1, producing the protein MRRPAFSVVALLGRTMATAREGLGSSKKVVECFYDVLSPYSWLGFEVLCRYRPIWNIELRLRPVLLAGIMKETGNRPPALLPKRGEYMVKDIMRMAKFYQVPLQQPKDFMGTMIEKGSLSAMRFITAVDIAEPQFLESVSRELWMRIWSRDEDITQPESILAVAGRAGLPSGKAQKLLEMSTSPDVKNRLKATTEEALRYGAFGMPCFVFHVDGEPQLLFGSDRLELLGSLLGEKWLGPVPTSSNL; encoded by the exons ATGCGCAGACCCGCCTTCTCCGTTGTCGCCCTGCTAGGGAGGACTATGGCGACCGCGCGAGAAGGTTTGGGGAGCAGCAAGAAAGTGGTGGAGTGTTTCTACGACGTCTTGTCTCCATATTCCTGGCTGGGATTCGAG GTTCTCTGCCGGTACCGTCCTATCTGGAACATTGAGCTGCGTTTGCGTCCTGTTTTACTTGCAGGCATAATGAAGGAGACCG GTAACCGGCCCCCAGCACTGCTGCCCAAGAGAGGAGAGTACATGGTGAAGGACATCATGCGGATGGCAAAATTCTACCAAGTGCCTTTGCAACAACCAAAGGATTTCATGGGGACTATGATTGAGAAGG GGAGCCTTTCTGCCATGCGTTTCATCACAGCTGTGGATATAGCAGAGCCGCAGTTTCTGGAGTCTGTGTCGAGAGAACTTTGGATGCGTATTTGGTCCCGG GATGAAGATATCACCCAGCCAGAAAGTATTTTGGCC GTAGCAGGGAGAGCAGGGCTACCCTCAGGCAAAGCCCAGAAGCTTCTGGAAATGAGCACCTCCCCTGATGTGAAGAATCGTCTGAAAGCAACAACGGAAGAAGCGCTGAGATATGGG GCCTTTGGGATGCCGTGTTTTGTTTTCCACGTTGACGGTGAGCCTCAGCTGCTCTTTGGTTCAGATCGTCTAGAGCTGCTGGGAAGTCTTTTGG GAGAGAAGTGGCTGGGTCCCGTTCCTACGTCTTCTAACCTCTAG
- the LOC134400589 gene encoding olfactory receptor 2A1/2A42-like, protein MGNQTSVAEFLLLGLSRNPKICLLLFGLFSGAYIITLVGNTVILLLIWLDSRLHTPMYFFLSHLACVDICYTSSTVPQMLDNLRSPNKPIPLAGCLIQMYVFLALATTECFLLAVMAYDRYVAICHPLRYTFLMNKQVCINLAMATWTSGLLLPVAHAVLTWQLPFCGPNVIDHFFCEMPALLKLVCADTEVIEKVTSVGCIFTLLMPISFIMMTYIRILASILKMQSAQGQHKAFSTCASHVTVVVLFYGSAIFMYMRPESSHSPGQDKMISLFYSIVIPLFNPIIYSLKNKDIQISFKKEIGGR, encoded by the exons ATGGGAAATCAAACGTCCGTGGCTGAATTCCTCTTGCTTGGTCTCTCCAGGAACCCAAAGATCTGTCTCTTATTGTTTGGTCTTTTTTCTGGGGCCTACATCATCACTCTGGTGGGCAACACAGTCATTCTGCTGCTCATCTGGCTGGACTCCCGACTCCACACACCCATGTATTTCTTCCTGAGCCACCTTGCCTGTGTGGACATCTGCTACACTTCCAGCACAGTCCCCCAGATGCTGGACAATCTTCGGAGTCCAAACAAACCTATCCCACTGGCTGGTTGTCTTATACAGATGTATGTCTTCCTGGCTTTGGCCACAACTGAGTGCTTCCTCCTTGCAGTGATGGCCTATGATAGGTATGTGGCAATATGTCACCCGCTGCGCTACACATTCCTCATGAACAAACAAGTGTGCATCAATCTTGCCATGGCAACCTGGACAAGTGGCCTTTTATTGCCAGTGGCACACGCAGTCCTCACCTGGCAGTTGCCATTCTGTGGTCCCAATGTTATTGATCACTTTTTCTGTGAAATGCCGGCATTACTGAAGTTAGTGTGTGCCGATACTGAAGTTATCGAAAAGGTTACTTCGGTGGGTTGCATTTTCACCTTGCTTATGCCCATCTCCTTTATCATGATGACTTACATCCGCATCTTGGCTTCCATCTTGAAAATGCAGTCTGCACAAGGACAGCACAAAGCTTTCTCCACATGTGCCTCCCATGTGACTGTGGTGGTGCTTTTCTACGGCAGTGCCATATTTATGTACATGAGGCCTGAATCTAGCCACTCTCCAGGTCAGGACAAAATGATTTCTTTGTTCTACAGCATTGTCATTCCCTTGTTTAATCCTATAATATACAGTCTGAAGAACAAGGAT atacagatatcttttaaaaaagaaattggggggagg
- the LOC134400588 gene encoding olfactory receptor 2A5-like: MHSKGIMRNQTSVAEFLLLDLSRNQKIRLLLISLFSGAYIITLVGNTVILLLIWLDSRLHTPMYFFLSHLACVDICYTSSTVPQMLANLQSPRQTISLIGCAIQMHIFLMLAITECFLLAVMAYDRYVAICHPLHYTFLMNKTMSINLVITSWTSGFLLPIIHTVLTWQLPFCGPNLIDHYFCEMPAILKLACADTEVIEKVTSVGCIFTLLMPISFIMMTYIRILASILKMQSARGRYKAFSTCASHVTLVVLFYGSAIFMYMRPESSHSPGEDKMISLVYSIIIPMFNPMIYSLRNKEVKGALLKVLGHSGGRLER; encoded by the exons ATGCATAGC AAGGGCATCATGAGGAACCAAACGTCCGTGGCTGAATTCCTCCTGCTTGATCTCTCCAGGAACCAGAAGATCCGTCTCTTACTGATTAGTCTTTTTTCTGGGGCCTACATCATCACTCTGGTGGGCAACACAGTCATTCTGCTGCTCATCTGGCTGGACTCCCGACTCCACACACCCATGTATTTCTTCTTGAGCCACCTTGCCTGTGTGGACATCTGCTACACTTCCAGCACAGTCCCCCAGATGCTGGCCAACCTCCAGAGCCCAAGACAAACCATCTCATTGATTGGTTGTGCCATACAGATGCATATTTTTCTGATGCTGGCTATCACTGAGTGCTTCCTCCTTGCAGTGATGGCCTATGATAGGTATGTGGCAATATGCCACCCGCTGCACTACACATTCCTCATGAACAAAACAATGTCTATCAACTTGGTCATAACATCATGGACAAGTGGCTTTTTATTGCCAATTATACATACTGTCCTCACCTGGCAGTTGCCATTCTGTGGTCCCAACCTGATAGATCactatttttgtgaaatgccagCGATTTTGAAGCTGGCATGTGCCGATACTGAAGTTATCGAAAAGGTTACTTCGGTGGGTTGCATTTTCACCCTGCTTATGCCCATCTCCTTTATCATGATGACTTACATCCGCATCTTGGCTTCCATCTTGAAAATGCAGTCTGCACGAGGCCGGTACAAAGCTTTCTCCACATGTGCCTCCCATGTGACCTTAGTGGTGCTTTTCTATGGCAGTGCCATATTTATGTACATGAGGCCTGAATCTAGCCACTCCCCAGGTGAGGACAAAATGATTTCTTTGGTCTATAGCATTATCATTCCTATGTTCAATCCCATGATATACAGTCTGAGGAACAAAGAAGTAAAAGGGGCCTTGTTAAAAGTGTT aggccactcaggcggccgcctagagcgctgA